One region of Caldimonas thermodepolymerans genomic DNA includes:
- the ispF gene encoding 2-C-methyl-D-erythritol 2,4-cyclodiphosphate synthase — protein sequence MDIRIGEGWDTHALVAGRKLVLGGVEIPHTLGLLGHSDADALLHAITDAVLGAAGLGDIGRHFPDTDERFKGADSSALLAEAMRRVREQGWELVNVDSTIVAQAPKMAPHIPAMRERIAAALGCTPAQVNVKAKTAEKLGPVGRQESIEARAVALLRRV from the coding sequence ATGGACATCCGGATCGGGGAAGGCTGGGACACCCATGCACTGGTGGCCGGGCGCAAGCTCGTCCTGGGCGGCGTCGAGATCCCGCACACGCTGGGGCTGCTCGGCCACTCGGACGCCGACGCGCTGCTGCATGCGATCACCGACGCGGTGCTGGGTGCGGCGGGCCTCGGGGACATCGGCCGCCATTTCCCGGACACCGACGAGCGCTTCAAGGGGGCCGATTCCTCCGCGCTGCTGGCCGAGGCGATGCGCCGCGTGCGCGAGCAGGGCTGGGAACTGGTCAACGTCGACAGCACCATCGTCGCCCAGGCGCCCAAGATGGCGCCGCACATCCCCGCGATGCGCGAGCGCATCGCCGCGGCGCTGGGCTGCACGCCCGCGCAGGTCAACGTGAAGGCCAAGACGGCCGAGAAGCTCGGCCCGGTGGGGCGGCAGGAATCCATCGAGGCGCGCGCGGTGGCGCTGCTGCGCCGCGTCTGA
- the ispD gene encoding 2-C-methyl-D-erythritol 4-phosphate cytidylyltransferase, with amino-acid sequence MYSTEPPRLFALVPCAGTGERAGAGGPKQYASVAGRALVAHTLQALAAVSRLDGVMVVLAPDDTRFEEAVPGFAGWVARVGGSTRAATVANGLAALVERGAQPHDWVLVHDAARCLLQPQWVDELIDACLDDEVGGLLALPVPDTLKQEEGGRVAATVDRRGKWQAQTPQMFRLGLLRPALLHAGDSVTDEASAVEALGHAPRLVRGSLENFKVTYPQDFALAERLLRTR; translated from the coding sequence ATGTATTCCACCGAGCCCCCGCGCCTATTCGCCCTGGTGCCCTGCGCCGGCACCGGCGAGCGTGCCGGTGCCGGCGGGCCCAAGCAGTACGCGAGCGTGGCCGGGCGTGCCCTGGTGGCCCACACGCTGCAGGCGCTGGCCGCCGTGTCGCGGCTGGACGGCGTGATGGTGGTGCTGGCGCCGGACGACACGCGCTTCGAGGAGGCCGTGCCCGGCTTCGCTGGCTGGGTGGCGCGCGTCGGCGGGTCCACGCGCGCCGCGACGGTGGCCAACGGGCTGGCGGCGCTGGTCGAGCGCGGCGCCCAGCCGCACGACTGGGTGCTGGTGCATGACGCCGCGCGCTGCCTGCTGCAGCCGCAGTGGGTCGACGAGCTGATCGACGCCTGCCTGGACGACGAGGTCGGCGGCCTGCTGGCGCTGCCGGTGCCGGACACGCTCAAGCAGGAGGAGGGCGGCCGCGTCGCCGCCACCGTGGACCGGCGCGGCAAGTGGCAGGCGCAGACGCCGCAGATGTTCCGCCTGGGCCTGCTGCGCCCGGCCCTGCTGCATGCCGGCGACAGCGTCACCGACGAGGCCTCCGCGGTCGAGGCGCTGGGTCATGCGCCGCGGCTGGTGCGCGGCTCGCTGGAGAACTTCAAGGTCACCTATCCGCAGGACTTCGCGCTTGCGGAACGCTTGCTGAGGACGCGCTGA
- the mfd gene encoding transcription-repair coupling factor has protein sequence MHLPPIAPGKRHTVPRPPGSADALLLATFAREQAANRTLTAIVTAEPADAQRLHDELAFFAPELRCAVFPDWETLPYDTFSPHQDLISERLATLWRVRQGEVDVVLLPASTALVRLAPPSFLAAYTFHFKQKEKLDEASLKAQLTLAGYQHVSQVVSPGEYAVRGGLIDLYPMGSPVPYRVDLFGDEVDSIRTFDPDSQRSLYPVPEVRLLPGREFPMDEDSRARFRARWRERMEGDPSKARIYKDIGNGIATAGIEYYLPLFFDETATIFEYLGEQAKLVLHGEIDEALKRFWTDTRERYRFLKHDPERPILPPEDLFLKPEDFFALCNVHAQLAVRGQGAVDWARPLPDLSADRGAPEPLRRLQAHLAATPHRVLIVAESPGRRESLLELLRDNRIEPPAVESLADFQSGGEKYAIAVAPLAGGFHWATGDGDAQGLQFVTETELFATAPTTRRRRKQEQVSNVDALIKDLSELKVGDPVVHVNHGIGRYQGLLNIDLGDGPSEFLHLEYADKATLYVPVAQLHLISRYTGVSPEEAPLHKLGSSQWERAKRKAAEQVRDTAAELLNLYARRAAREGHAFRFSAHDYEAFAASFGFEETPDQRAAIHAVIQDLVSPRPMDRLVCGDVGFGKTEVALRAAFVAVTGGKQVALLAPTTLLAEQHYQTITDRFANWPVKVAELSRFRSTKEVNAALNGLAAGTVDIVVGTHKLLSPEVKFARLGLLIIDEEHRFGVRHKEAIKAMRAEVDVLTLTATPIPRTLGMALEGLRDLSVIATAPQRRLAIKTFVRNETSSVIREAVLRELKRGGQVYFLHNEVETIENRRQKLQELLPEARIAVAHGQMPERELERVMRDFVAQRYNVLLCSTIIETGIDVPTANTIVISRADKFGLAQLHQLRGRVGRSHHQAYAYLLVPDVEGLTKQAAQRLEAIQNMEELGSGFYLAMHDLEIRGAGEVLGEHQSGNMQEVGFQLYNDMLSEAVRALKAGREPDLLSPLSVTTEINLHAPALLPDSYCGDVQVRLNLYKRLASAETGDQIDALLEEITDRFGKLPPQGQTLFDVHRLRVLAKPYGVVKIDAAPAAIHITFRPNPPIEPMRIIELVQKNRHIKLAGNDKLRIDKATSDPKERAQYIRDVLRSLGTPVAQPA, from the coding sequence ATGCACCTTCCCCCCATCGCCCCCGGCAAGCGCCATACCGTGCCGCGCCCGCCAGGCTCTGCCGATGCGCTGCTGCTGGCCACCTTCGCCCGAGAGCAGGCGGCGAACCGGACGCTGACGGCCATCGTGACGGCCGAGCCGGCCGACGCGCAGCGCCTGCACGACGAGCTGGCCTTCTTCGCACCGGAGCTGCGCTGCGCGGTGTTTCCCGACTGGGAGACGCTGCCCTACGACACCTTCTCGCCGCACCAAGACCTGATCTCCGAGCGGCTGGCGACGCTGTGGCGCGTGCGCCAGGGCGAGGTCGACGTGGTGCTGCTGCCGGCCTCAACCGCACTGGTGCGCCTGGCACCGCCCTCCTTCCTCGCGGCCTACACCTTCCACTTCAAGCAGAAGGAGAAGCTGGACGAGGCCTCGCTCAAGGCGCAGCTGACGCTGGCCGGCTACCAGCACGTCAGCCAGGTGGTCTCGCCGGGCGAGTACGCGGTGCGCGGCGGGCTGATCGACCTGTACCCGATGGGCTCGCCGGTGCCGTACCGGGTGGACCTGTTCGGTGACGAGGTGGATTCGATCCGCACCTTCGACCCGGACAGCCAGCGCAGCCTGTACCCGGTGCCGGAGGTGCGCCTGCTGCCCGGGCGCGAGTTCCCGATGGACGAGGACTCGCGCGCGAGATTCCGCGCCCGCTGGCGCGAGCGCATGGAAGGCGACCCGAGCAAGGCGCGCATCTACAAGGACATCGGCAACGGGATCGCCACCGCCGGCATCGAGTACTACCTGCCGCTGTTCTTCGACGAGACGGCCACCATCTTCGAGTACCTGGGCGAGCAGGCGAAGCTGGTGCTGCACGGCGAGATCGACGAAGCGCTCAAGCGCTTCTGGACCGACACGCGCGAGCGCTACCGCTTCCTGAAGCACGACCCGGAGCGCCCCATCCTGCCGCCGGAAGACCTGTTCCTGAAGCCCGAGGACTTCTTCGCGCTGTGCAACGTGCACGCGCAGCTCGCGGTGCGCGGCCAGGGGGCGGTCGACTGGGCCCGCCCGCTGCCGGACCTGAGCGCCGACCGCGGCGCGCCCGAGCCGCTGCGGCGGCTGCAGGCCCATCTGGCCGCGACCCCGCACCGGGTGCTGATCGTCGCCGAGTCGCCCGGCCGCCGCGAGAGCCTGCTCGAGCTGCTGCGCGACAACCGGATCGAGCCGCCTGCGGTCGAGTCGCTGGCCGACTTCCAGTCCGGCGGCGAGAAGTACGCCATCGCGGTGGCGCCGCTGGCCGGGGGCTTCCACTGGGCCACCGGCGACGGCGACGCGCAGGGGCTGCAGTTCGTCACCGAGACCGAGCTGTTCGCCACCGCGCCGACCACGCGCCGGCGCCGCAAGCAGGAGCAGGTCAGCAACGTCGACGCGCTGATCAAGGACCTGTCGGAGCTGAAGGTCGGCGACCCGGTGGTGCACGTCAACCACGGCATCGGCCGCTACCAGGGGCTGCTCAACATCGACCTGGGCGACGGGCCCAGCGAGTTCCTGCACCTGGAGTACGCCGACAAGGCCACGCTGTACGTGCCGGTGGCGCAGCTGCACCTGATCAGCCGCTACACCGGCGTGAGCCCCGAGGAAGCGCCGCTGCACAAGCTGGGTTCCAGCCAGTGGGAGCGCGCCAAGCGCAAGGCCGCCGAACAGGTGCGAGACACCGCGGCCGAGCTGCTCAACCTCTACGCCCGGCGCGCCGCGCGCGAGGGCCACGCGTTCCGCTTCTCCGCGCACGACTACGAGGCGTTCGCCGCCAGCTTCGGCTTCGAGGAGACGCCCGACCAGCGCGCCGCGATCCACGCGGTGATCCAGGACCTGGTCTCGCCGCGGCCGATGGACCGGCTGGTGTGCGGCGACGTGGGCTTCGGCAAGACCGAGGTGGCGCTGCGCGCGGCCTTCGTCGCGGTCACCGGCGGCAAGCAGGTGGCGTTGCTGGCGCCCACCACGCTGCTGGCCGAGCAGCACTACCAGACCATCACCGACCGCTTCGCCAACTGGCCGGTGAAGGTGGCGGAGCTGTCGCGCTTCCGCTCCACCAAGGAGGTCAACGCCGCGCTCAACGGCCTGGCCGCCGGCACGGTGGACATCGTGGTCGGCACGCACAAGCTGCTGTCGCCCGAGGTGAAGTTCGCGCGCCTGGGGCTGCTGATCATCGACGAGGAACACCGCTTCGGCGTGCGCCACAAGGAGGCCATCAAGGCCATGCGCGCCGAGGTCGACGTGCTCACGCTCACGGCCACGCCGATCCCGCGCACGCTGGGCATGGCGCTGGAAGGCCTGCGCGACCTCTCGGTCATCGCCACCGCGCCGCAGCGGCGCCTGGCGATCAAGACCTTCGTGCGCAACGAGACCAGCAGCGTGATCCGCGAGGCGGTGCTGCGCGAGCTGAAGCGCGGCGGGCAGGTCTACTTCCTGCACAACGAGGTCGAGACCATCGAGAACCGGCGCCAGAAGCTGCAGGAGCTGCTGCCCGAGGCGCGCATCGCGGTGGCGCACGGCCAGATGCCCGAACGCGAGCTGGAGCGCGTGATGCGCGACTTCGTCGCGCAGCGCTACAACGTGCTGCTGTGCTCGACCATCATCGAGACCGGCATCGACGTGCCCACGGCCAACACCATCGTCATCAGCCGCGCCGACAAGTTCGGCCTGGCGCAGCTGCACCAGCTGCGCGGCCGCGTCGGCCGCTCGCACCACCAGGCCTATGCCTACCTGCTGGTGCCCGACGTCGAGGGCCTGACCAAGCAGGCCGCGCAGCGGCTGGAGGCGATCCAGAACATGGAGGAGCTGGGCTCGGGCTTCTACCTGGCGATGCACGACCTGGAGATCCGCGGCGCCGGCGAGGTGCTCGGCGAGCACCAGAGCGGCAACATGCAGGAGGTCGGCTTCCAGCTCTACAACGACATGCTGTCCGAGGCGGTGCGCGCGCTCAAGGCCGGCCGCGAGCCGGACCTGCTGTCGCCGCTGTCGGTGACCACCGAGATCAACCTGCACGCCCCGGCCCTGCTGCCAGACAGCTACTGCGGCGACGTGCAGGTGCGGCTGAACCTCTACAAGCGCCTGGCCTCGGCCGAGACCGGCGACCAGATCGACGCGCTGCTGGAGGAAATCACCGACCGCTTCGGCAAGCTGCCGCCGCAGGGCCAGACCCTGTTCGACGTGCACCGCCTGCGGGTGCTGGCCAAGCCGTACGGCGTCGTGAAGATCGACGCGGCGCCGGCGGCCATCCACATCACCTTCCGCCCCAACCCGCCGATCGAGCCGATGCGCATCATCGAGCTGGTGCAGAAGAACCGCCACATCAAGCTGGCGGGCAACGACAAGCTGCGCATCGACAAGGCCACCTCGGACCCAAAGGAGCGCGCCCAGTACATCCGCGACGTGCTGCGCTCGCTGGGCACGCCGGTGGCCCAACCCGCCTGA
- the serB gene encoding phosphoserine phosphatase SerB — translation MPTDIAPGLTLRIATPTLKLSDFKVIAFDMDSTLINIECIDEIADAVGRKAEVAAITEAAMRGEIADFKDSLRRRVALLAGVPYAALQEVYDQRLRLNPGAPELLAACRAAGLATLLVSGGFTFFAERVRERLGIDVAHANVLEVVDGRLTGKVLGDIVDGEAKKRHLLELCRQVGCPPTAAIAVGDGANDLPMMGAAGLSVAYHAKPRVREQAMVAINEGGLDRLLEVLR, via the coding sequence ATGCCTACCGACATCGCGCCCGGCCTGACCCTCCGCATCGCCACCCCGACGCTGAAGCTGTCGGACTTCAAGGTGATCGCGTTCGACATGGACTCGACGCTGATCAACATCGAGTGCATCGACGAGATCGCCGACGCGGTGGGCAGGAAGGCCGAGGTGGCCGCCATCACCGAAGCGGCCATGCGCGGCGAGATCGCCGACTTCAAGGACAGCCTGCGCCGCCGCGTCGCCCTGCTGGCCGGCGTGCCCTACGCCGCGCTGCAGGAGGTCTACGACCAGCGCCTGCGGCTGAACCCCGGCGCGCCCGAACTGCTGGCAGCCTGCCGCGCCGCGGGCCTGGCCACGCTGCTGGTCTCCGGTGGCTTCACCTTCTTCGCCGAGCGGGTGCGCGAGCGCCTGGGCATCGACGTCGCGCACGCCAACGTGCTGGAGGTGGTCGACGGCCGCCTGACCGGCAAGGTGCTGGGCGACATCGTCGACGGCGAGGCCAAGAAGCGCCACCTGCTGGAGCTGTGCCGCCAGGTCGGCTGCCCGCCGACCGCCGCGATCGCAGTCGGCGACGGTGCCAACGACCTGCCGATGATGGGTGCAGCAGGCTTGAGCGTGGCCTACCACGCCAAGCCCCGGGTGCGCGAGCAGGCGATGGTCGCGATCAACGAAGGCGGGCTGGACCGGCTGCTCGAAGTGCTGCGCTGA
- a CDS encoding sigma-54 interaction domain-containing protein translates to MDTDAPELHPLLSFLEHETEPMIVLDPDYRILAANTAYRRQFGSADRAHLGEKCYRVSHGYAVPCDQVGEHCPMKRAAESLGPDRVLHIHHTPRGPEHVDVELRPILDRRGGILAYVERLSTVRSATPRASGDRLVGRSAAFNAALEALQRVAPSTLPVLLLGESGTGKELFARAVHEASPRAQGPFVVVDCSGLTETLFESELFGYEKGAFTGATTRKQGLVETAAGGTLFLDEMGDVPLAMQVKLLRLIETGTFRRVGSVETRQADFRLVAATHKPLAQMVAEGRFRQDLYYRISAFPIHLPALRERREDIPLLAETFLRRGGGGRPVQLTPQALQRLQAHDWPGNLRELRNVLDRARLLADDGVIRPEHLPAGLGEAGAFAPDARVATGPVTARWQPAELRRLAATFPGTRRELAAHLGWSERTLYRRLKALGL, encoded by the coding sequence ATGGACACCGACGCCCCCGAACTCCACCCCCTGCTGTCCTTCCTCGAGCACGAGACCGAGCCGATGATCGTGCTCGACCCAGACTACCGCATCCTGGCCGCGAACACCGCGTACCGACGCCAGTTCGGCAGCGCCGACCGGGCCCACCTCGGGGAAAAGTGCTACCGCGTCTCGCACGGCTATGCCGTGCCCTGCGACCAGGTCGGCGAGCATTGCCCGATGAAGCGCGCCGCGGAATCCTTGGGGCCGGACCGGGTCCTGCACATCCACCACACGCCGCGCGGGCCGGAGCATGTCGATGTCGAACTGCGGCCCATCCTCGACCGGCGTGGCGGCATCCTCGCCTACGTCGAGCGGCTGTCCACCGTGCGCAGTGCCACGCCGCGCGCCAGCGGCGACCGCCTGGTCGGGCGTTCCGCGGCGTTCAACGCGGCGCTGGAGGCACTGCAGCGCGTGGCACCCTCGACCCTGCCGGTGTTGCTGCTCGGCGAGTCCGGCACCGGCAAGGAGCTGTTCGCCCGAGCCGTCCACGAGGCCAGCCCGCGGGCGCAAGGGCCGTTCGTGGTGGTGGACTGCTCGGGGTTGACCGAGACGCTGTTCGAGAGCGAGCTGTTCGGCTACGAGAAGGGGGCCTTCACCGGCGCGACGACCCGCAAGCAGGGGCTGGTGGAAACCGCCGCCGGCGGCACGCTGTTCCTCGACGAGATGGGCGACGTGCCGCTGGCGATGCAGGTCAAGCTGCTGCGCCTGATCGAGACCGGCACCTTCCGCCGCGTCGGTTCGGTCGAAACCCGGCAGGCCGATTTCCGCCTGGTGGCGGCGACCCACAAGCCGCTGGCGCAGATGGTCGCCGAAGGGCGTTTCCGGCAGGACCTCTACTACCGCATCAGCGCGTTCCCGATCCACCTGCCCGCGTTGCGCGAGCGGCGCGAGGACATCCCGCTGCTGGCCGAGACCTTTCTGCGGCGCGGCGGGGGCGGCCGTCCGGTGCAGCTGACGCCGCAGGCCCTGCAGCGCCTGCAGGCGCACGACTGGCCGGGCAACCTGCGGGAGCTGCGCAACGTGCTGGACCGCGCGCGGCTGCTGGCCGACGACGGCGTGATCCGGCCGGAGCACCTGCCGGCGGGGCTGGGAGAGGCGGGGGCGTTCGCACCCGATGCCCGCGTGGCGACGGGGCCGGTCACGGCGCGCTGGCAACCGGCCGAGCTGCGCCGGCTGGCGGCGACGTTCCCGGGCACGCGGCGCGAACTGGCGGCGCACCTCGGCTGGAGCGAGCGCACCCTGTACCGCCGCCTGAAGGCGCTGGGGCTGTAG